One stretch of Streptomyces sp. NBC_01142 DNA includes these proteins:
- a CDS encoding quinone-dependent dihydroorotate dehydrogenase, which produces MYKLFFNLVFKRMDPEQAHYLAFRWIRLAARIPVLRTFVAAVLAPRHQELRTEALGLRMHGPFGLAAGFDKNAVAIDGMSMLGFDHIEIGTVTAQPQPGNPKKRLFRLVPDRALINRMGFNNEGSAAVAERLGARRAVFRTTVGVNIGKTKVVPEAEAVGDYVTSTERLARHADYLVVNVSSPNTPGLRNLQATESLRPLLTAVREAADRSVTDRRVPLLVKIAPDLADEDVDAVADLALELGLDGIIATNTTIARDGLGLKSDPALVKETGGLSGAPVKERSLEVLRRLYARVGDRITLVGVGGIENAEDAWQRILAGATLVQGYSAFIYEGPFWGRAVHKGLAARLKASPYATLAEAVGAETRKVTQ; this is translated from the coding sequence ATGTACAAACTCTTCTTCAACCTGGTCTTCAAGCGGATGGACCCGGAGCAGGCCCACTATCTGGCCTTCCGCTGGATCCGCCTCGCCGCCCGCATCCCGGTGCTGCGGACCTTCGTCGCCGCCGTCCTCGCGCCCCGCCACCAGGAGCTGCGGACCGAGGCGCTGGGCCTGCGGATGCACGGCCCCTTCGGCCTCGCCGCAGGCTTCGACAAGAACGCCGTCGCCATCGACGGCATGTCGATGCTCGGCTTCGACCACATCGAGATCGGCACCGTCACCGCACAGCCGCAGCCGGGCAACCCCAAGAAGCGGCTCTTCAGGCTCGTACCGGACCGTGCGCTGATCAACCGCATGGGGTTCAACAACGAGGGCTCGGCGGCCGTGGCGGAGCGTCTGGGGGCCCGCAGGGCCGTTTTCCGGACGACCGTCGGTGTCAACATCGGCAAGACGAAGGTCGTCCCGGAGGCCGAGGCGGTGGGCGACTACGTGACCTCGACGGAGCGCCTGGCGCGCCACGCCGACTACCTCGTGGTCAATGTCTCCTCCCCGAACACCCCCGGCCTGCGCAACCTCCAGGCCACCGAGTCCCTGCGCCCGCTTCTGACGGCCGTACGCGAGGCGGCCGACCGGAGCGTCACGGACCGCCGCGTCCCCCTCCTGGTCAAGATCGCACCGGACCTCGCCGACGAGGACGTCGACGCCGTCGCCGACCTCGCCCTCGAGCTGGGCCTGGACGGCATCATCGCCACCAACACCACCATCGCCCGGGACGGCCTGGGCCTGAAGTCGGACCCGGCGCTGGTGAAGGAGACGGGCGGCCTGTCGGGCGCGCCCGTCAAGGAGCGCTCACTGGAGGTCCTGCGCCGCCTGTACGCGCGCGTGGGCGACCGGATCACTCTGGTGGGGGTCGGCGGTATCGAGAACGCCGAGGACGCCTGGCAGCGCATCCTCGCGGGCGCGACGCTCGTCCAGGGCTACAGCGCGTTCATCTACGAGGGCCCCTTCTGGGGCCGGGCTGTCCACAAGGGCCTGGCCGCACGTCTGAAGGCCAGCCCGTACGCCACCCTCGCCGAGGCTGTCGGCGCCGAGACCAGGAAGGTGACCCAGTGA
- the carB gene encoding carbamoyl-phosphate synthase large subunit, producing the protein MPKRTDIQSVLVIGSGPIVIGQAAEFDYSGTQACRVLKSEGLRVILVNSNPATIMTDPEIADATYVEPITPEFVEKIIAKERPDALLPTLGGQTALNTAISMHEQGVLEKYGVELIGANVEAINKGEDRDLFKGVVEAVRAKIGHGESARSVICHSMDDVIKGVETLGGYPVVVRPSFTMGGAGSGFAHDEDELRRIAGQGLTLSPTTEVLLEESILGWKEYELELMRDKNDNVVVVCSIENFDPMGVHTGDSITVAPAMTLTDREYQRLRDVGIAIIREVGVDTGGCNIQFAVNPDDGRIIVIEMNPRVSRSSALASKATGFPIAKIAARLAVGYTLDEIPNDITEKTPASFEPTLDYVVVKVPRFAFEKFPSADATLTTTMKSVGEAMAIGRNFSEALNKALRSLEKKGSQFAFTGEPGDKAELLETAKVPTDGRINTVMQAIRAGATPEEIFDATKIDPWFVDQLFLIKEHADELAAAEKLDPELLADAKRHGFSDAQIAEIRGLREDVVREVRHALGIRPVFKTVDTCAAEFAAKTPYFYSSYDEEGEVAPRTKPAVIILGSGPNRIGQGIEFDYSCVHASFALSDAGYETVMVNCNPETVSTDYDTSDRLYFEPLTLEDVLEIVHAETLAGPIAGVVVQLGGQTPLGLAQALKDNGVPVVGTSPEAIHAAEDRGAFGQVLADAGLPAPKHGTATTFAGAKAIADEIGYPVLVRPSYVLGGRGMEIVYDEIRLESYIAESTEISPTRPVLVDRFLDDAIEIDVDALYDGTELYLGGVMEHIEEAGIHSGDSACALPPITLGGFDIKRLRISTEAIAKGVGVRGLINIQFAMAGDILYVLEANPRASRTVPFTSKATAVPLAKAAARISLGATIAELRAEGMLPANGDGGTLPMDAPISVKEAVMPWSRFRDIHGRGVDTVLGPEMRSTGEVMGIDSVFGTAYAKSQAGAYGPLPTKGRAFISVANRDKRSMIFPARELVAHGFELLATSGTAEVLKRNGINATIVRKQSEGAGPNGERTIVQLIHDGDVDLIVNTPYGTGGRLDGYEIRTAAVARSVPCLTTVQALAAAVQGIDALNRGDVGVRSLQEHAEHLTAAREA; encoded by the coding sequence GTGCCTAAGCGCACCGATATCCAGTCCGTCCTGGTCATCGGCTCCGGCCCGATCGTCATCGGCCAGGCAGCCGAGTTCGACTACTCCGGCACCCAGGCCTGCCGCGTCCTCAAGTCCGAGGGCCTGCGCGTCATCCTGGTCAACTCCAACCCGGCGACGATCATGACCGACCCGGAGATCGCCGACGCCACGTACGTCGAGCCGATCACCCCGGAGTTCGTCGAGAAGATCATCGCCAAGGAGCGCCCCGACGCGCTGCTGCCCACCCTCGGCGGCCAGACCGCGCTCAACACCGCGATCTCCATGCATGAGCAGGGCGTCCTCGAGAAGTACGGCGTCGAGCTCATCGGCGCCAATGTCGAGGCGATCAACAAGGGCGAGGACCGCGACCTGTTCAAGGGCGTCGTCGAGGCCGTCCGCGCCAAGATCGGCCACGGCGAGTCCGCACGCTCGGTCATCTGCCACTCCATGGACGACGTCATCAAGGGCGTGGAGACGCTCGGCGGCTACCCCGTCGTCGTCCGCCCCTCCTTCACCATGGGCGGTGCCGGCTCCGGCTTCGCGCACGACGAGGACGAGCTGCGCCGGATCGCAGGACAGGGCCTCACGCTCTCCCCGACCACCGAGGTGCTCCTGGAGGAGTCCATCCTCGGCTGGAAGGAGTACGAGCTGGAGCTGATGCGCGACAAGAACGACAACGTCGTGGTCGTCTGCTCCATCGAGAACTTCGACCCCATGGGCGTGCACACCGGCGACTCGATCACCGTCGCCCCGGCGATGACACTGACCGACCGTGAGTACCAGCGGCTGCGTGACGTCGGCATCGCGATCATCCGTGAAGTCGGCGTGGACACCGGCGGCTGCAACATCCAGTTCGCCGTCAACCCCGACGACGGCCGGATCATCGTCATCGAGATGAACCCGCGCGTCTCCCGCTCCTCGGCGCTCGCCTCCAAAGCCACCGGGTTCCCGATCGCCAAGATCGCCGCCCGTCTCGCCGTCGGCTACACGCTCGACGAGATCCCCAACGACATCACCGAGAAGACCCCGGCGTCCTTCGAGCCCACGCTCGACTACGTCGTCGTCAAGGTGCCCCGCTTCGCCTTCGAGAAGTTCCCGTCCGCCGACGCCACCCTCACCACCACCATGAAGTCGGTGGGCGAGGCCATGGCCATCGGCCGCAACTTCTCCGAGGCACTCAACAAGGCCCTGCGGTCCCTGGAGAAGAAGGGCTCGCAGTTCGCCTTCACCGGGGAGCCGGGCGACAAGGCGGAGCTGCTCGAGACCGCGAAGGTCCCGACCGACGGCCGGATCAACACCGTCATGCAGGCCATCCGCGCGGGCGCCACCCCCGAAGAGATCTTCGACGCGACGAAGATCGACCCGTGGTTCGTCGACCAGCTCTTCCTGATCAAGGAGCACGCGGACGAGCTCGCCGCCGCCGAGAAGCTCGACCCCGAGCTGCTCGCGGACGCCAAGCGCCACGGCTTCTCCGACGCGCAGATCGCCGAGATCCGCGGGCTGCGCGAGGACGTCGTCCGCGAGGTCAGGCACGCGCTGGGCATCCGCCCGGTCTTCAAGACGGTCGACACCTGCGCCGCCGAGTTCGCAGCGAAGACCCCGTACTTCTACTCCTCGTACGACGAGGAGGGCGAGGTCGCGCCGCGCACCAAGCCCGCCGTGATCATCCTCGGCTCGGGCCCGAACCGCATCGGCCAGGGCATCGAGTTCGACTACTCCTGCGTCCACGCCTCCTTCGCGCTCAGCGATGCGGGCTACGAGACCGTGATGGTCAACTGCAACCCGGAGACCGTCTCCACCGACTACGACACCTCCGACCGGCTCTACTTCGAGCCGCTCACCCTGGAGGACGTGCTCGAGATCGTCCACGCCGAGACCCTCGCGGGCCCGATCGCGGGCGTCGTCGTCCAGCTCGGCGGCCAGACACCGCTCGGTCTCGCCCAGGCGCTCAAGGACAACGGCGTTCCGGTCGTCGGCACGTCGCCCGAGGCGATCCACGCCGCCGAGGACCGTGGCGCCTTCGGCCAGGTCCTTGCCGACGCCGGACTCCCGGCCCCCAAGCACGGCACCGCGACCACCTTCGCCGGGGCCAAGGCCATCGCCGACGAGATCGGCTACCCCGTCCTCGTACGCCCGTCGTACGTGCTGGGCGGGCGCGGCATGGAGATCGTGTACGACGAGATCCGCCTCGAGTCGTACATCGCCGAGTCCACCGAGATCAGCCCCACCCGACCCGTCCTGGTCGACCGGTTCCTCGACGACGCCATCGAGATCGACGTCGACGCGCTCTACGACGGCACCGAGCTCTACCTCGGCGGCGTGATGGAGCACATCGAGGAGGCCGGCATCCACTCCGGCGACTCGGCCTGCGCGCTGCCCCCGATCACGCTCGGCGGCTTCGACATCAAGCGGCTGCGCATCTCGACCGAGGCCATCGCCAAGGGTGTGGGCGTCCGCGGACTGATCAACATCCAGTTCGCGATGGCCGGCGACATCCTGTACGTCCTCGAGGCCAACCCGCGTGCCTCGCGCACCGTCCCCTTCACCTCGAAGGCGACGGCCGTACCGCTGGCGAAGGCCGCGGCCCGTATCTCGCTGGGCGCGACCATCGCCGAACTGCGCGCCGAGGGCATGCTCCCGGCGAACGGCGACGGCGGCACGCTCCCGATGGACGCGCCGATCTCCGTCAAGGAGGCCGTGATGCCCTGGTCGCGGTTCCGCGACATCCACGGGCGCGGCGTCGACACCGTCCTCGGCCCGGAGATGCGCTCCACCGGTGAAGTCATGGGCATCGACTCGGTCTTCGGCACGGCGTACGCCAAGTCGCAGGCCGGGGCGTACGGTCCGCTGCCCACCAAGGGCCGTGCGTTCATCTCCGTCGCCAACCGCGACAAGCGCTCGATGATCTTCCCGGCACGGGAGCTCGTCGCCCACGGCTTCGAACTGCTCGCCACGTCCGGCACGGCCGAGGTGCTCAAGCGCAACGGCATCAACGCCACCATCGTGCGCAAACAGTCCGAGGGCGCGGGACCGAACGGCGAGAGGACCATCGTCCAGCTCATCCACGACGGCGATGTCGATCTGATCGTCAACACGCCGTACGGCACCGGCGGCCGCCTCGACGGCTACGAGATCCGTACGGCGGCCGTGGCGCGATCCGTCCCGTGCCTGACGACGGTCCAGGCGCTCGCCGCCGCTGTCCAGGGCATCGACGCGCTCAACCGCGGCGATGTGGGAGTCCGTTCACTCCAGGAACACGCGGAACACCTGACCGCGGCCCGCGAGGCCTAG
- the carA gene encoding glutamine-hydrolyzing carbamoyl-phosphate synthase small subunit, which yields MTTSNPGHASKRQGTSPAVLVLEDGRTFRGRAYGAVGETFGEAVFNTGMTGYQETLTDPSYHRQVVVMTAPHIGNTGVNDEDDESRKIWVAGFVVRDPARVPSNWRSRRSLDEELVKQGIVGISGIDTRALTRHLRERGAMRVGIFSGEALAGDATLLARVMEAPEMKGADLSAEVATTEAYVVEAIGKKKFTVAALDLGIKGMTPHRMAERGIEVHVLPATATVEDVYAVNPDGVFLSNGPGDPATADLTVIKDVLERRTPLFGICFGNQLLGRALGFGTYKLKYGHRGINQPVQDRTTGKVEVTAHNHGFAVEAPLDKVSDTPYGRAEVSHVCLNDNVVEGLQLLDQPAFSVQYHPEAAAGPHDAAYLFDRFVSLMEGQRA from the coding sequence ATGACGACCTCCAATCCGGGGCACGCCTCGAAGAGGCAAGGGACTTCTCCCGCCGTACTTGTCCTGGAGGACGGCCGCACCTTCCGCGGCCGCGCCTACGGGGCCGTGGGGGAGACCTTCGGCGAGGCGGTGTTCAACACCGGCATGACCGGCTACCAGGAGACGCTCACCGACCCCTCGTACCACCGCCAGGTCGTCGTGATGACCGCCCCGCACATCGGCAACACCGGCGTCAACGACGAGGACGACGAGTCCAGGAAGATCTGGGTCGCCGGCTTCGTCGTACGCGACCCCGCCCGCGTGCCCTCCAACTGGCGCTCCCGGCGCTCCCTGGACGAGGAGCTCGTCAAGCAGGGAATCGTCGGCATCAGTGGCATCGACACCCGCGCGCTCACCCGCCATCTGCGCGAGCGCGGCGCGATGCGCGTCGGCATCTTCTCCGGCGAGGCGCTCGCCGGCGACGCCACGCTGCTGGCCCGTGTGATGGAAGCCCCCGAGATGAAGGGCGCCGACCTCTCCGCAGAGGTCGCCACCACCGAGGCGTACGTCGTGGAGGCGATCGGGAAGAAGAAGTTCACCGTCGCCGCACTCGACCTCGGCATCAAGGGCATGACCCCGCACCGCATGGCCGAGCGCGGCATCGAGGTGCATGTGCTGCCCGCCACCGCCACCGTCGAGGACGTGTACGCCGTCAACCCCGACGGTGTGTTCCTCTCCAACGGCCCCGGCGACCCGGCCACCGCCGACCTGACCGTGATCAAGGACGTCCTCGAGCGCAGGACCCCGCTCTTCGGCATCTGCTTCGGCAACCAGCTGCTCGGCCGCGCGCTCGGCTTCGGCACCTACAAGCTGAAGTACGGCCACCGCGGTATCAACCAGCCCGTTCAGGACCGCACCACCGGCAAGGTCGAGGTCACCGCGCACAACCACGGATTCGCCGTCGAGGCCCCGCTCGACAAGGTCTCCGACACCCCCTACGGACGCGCCGAGGTTTCCCACGTCTGCCTCAACGACAACGTGGTGGAGGGCCTGCAGCTGCTCGACCAGCCGGCCTTCAGCGTCCAGTACCACCCCGAGGCGGCCGCGGGCCCGCACGACGCCGCGTACCTCTTCGACCGTTTCGTCTCCCTGATGGAGGGCCAGCGTGCCTAA